A single Triticum dicoccoides isolate Atlit2015 ecotype Zavitan chromosome 2A, WEW_v2.0, whole genome shotgun sequence DNA region contains:
- the LOC119357095 gene encoding dolichyl-diphosphooligosaccharide--protein glycosyltransferase subunit STT3B → MAAAASTMLDSLPAPLLRALRLKTKQQELLLRVSALALIYVLAFAVRLFSVLRYESMIHEFDPYFNYRTTLYLTEHGYSEFWNWFDHESWYPLGRVVGGTLFPGLMVTAALLHRLLRALSLAVHIREVCVLTAPFFAANTTLVAYAFGREIWDSGAGLVAAALIAVCPGYISRSVAGSYDNEGVAIFALLLTFYLFVRAVNTGSLAWSLAAAFGYFYMVSAWGGYVFIINLLPLYVLVLLVTGRYSQRLYVAYNCTYVLGMLLGMQIRFVGFQHVQSGEHMAAMGVFFLLQVFFFLDWVKYMLNDVKLFKSFLRITLTCVISVGTLALGIGTASGYISPWTGRFYSLLDPTYAKDHIPIIASVSEHQPTAWSSFMFDFHILLFLFPAGLYFCFKRLSDATIFIVMYGLTSMYFAGVMVRLILVAAPAVCLISAIAVSATIKNLTTLIRSKSKSPQTTGKTTGSKAAAKGAVDQPLPFQHNVAVALLLGAFYLLSRYAIHCTWVTSEAYSSPSIVLSARGHNGGRVIFDDYREAYYWLRQNTPTDAKIMSWWDYGYQITAMGNRTVIVDNNTWNNTHIATVGRAMSSYEDEAYEIMQSLDVNYVLVVFGGVTGYSSDDINKFLWMVRIGGGVFPVIKEPDYLVNGEYRVDKGASPKMLNCLMYKLCYYRFGELTTEYGKPPGYDRVRGVEIGNKDIKLEYLEEAFTTSNWIVRIYKVKPPKNRS, encoded by the exons TGCTCCGCTACGAGTCCATGATCCACGAGTTCGACCCCTACTTCAACTACCGCACCACGCTCTACCTCACGGAGCACGGCTACTCCGAGTTCTGGAACTGGTTCGACCACGAGAGCTGGTACCCGCTGGGACGCGTCGTCGGGGGCACGCTCTTCCCCGGGCTGATGGTCACCGCCGCCCTGCTCCACCGCCTCCTCCGCGCGCTCTCCCTCGCCGTCCACATCCGGGAGGTCTGCGTCCTCACCGCCCCCTTCTTCGCCGCCAACACCACGCTCGTCGCATACGCCTTCGGCCGCGAGATCTGGGACTCCGGGGCCGGCCTCGTCGCCGCCGCGCTCATCGCCGTCTGCCCCGGATACATCTCCCGCTCCGTCGCCGGGTCCTACGACAACGAGGGCGTCGCCATCTTCGCGCTGCTGCTCACCTTCTACCTCTTCGTCCGCGCCGTCAACACCGGGTCCCTCGCGTGGTcgctcgccgccgcgttcggctacttctacatggtctccgcctGGGGAGGCTACGTCTTCATCATCAACCTCCTCCCGCTCTACGTCCTCGTACTGCTCGTCACCGGGAGGTACTCGCAGAGGCTCTATGTCGCCTACAACTGCACCTATGTGCTGGGAATGCTGCTTGGGATGCAGATCCGCTTCGTTGGCTTCCAGCATGTTCAGTCTGGGGAACACATGGCCGCCATGGGAGTCTTCTTCCTGTTGCAG GTTTTCTTCTTCCTGGATTGGGTGAAATACATGCTGAATGATGTTAAACTATTCAAGTCATTCTTGAGAATTACCCTGACCTGTGTGATAAGTGTCGGCACCCTGGCTCTTGGGATTGGTACTGCGTCAGGTTACATCTCCCCTTGGACAGGGCGGTTTTATTCCCTGCTTGATCCGACCTATGCGAAAGACCATATACCAATCATCGCATCTGTTTCTGAGCATCAGCCAACAGCCTGGTCTTCTTTTATGTTTGATTTCCACATCCTTCTTTTCCTATTCCCAGCGGGCCTCTATTTCTGCTTCAAGCGCCTGTCAGATGCCACAATATTTATAGTTATGTATGGCCTCACAAGTATGTACTTTGCTGGTGTGATGGTGAGGTTGATTCTTGTTGCAGCACCTGCTGTTTGCCTTATTAGTGCCATTGCTGTATCTGCTACAATAAAGAATCTGACAACATTGATCCGGTCAAAAAGCAAAAGTCCACAGACTACAGGAAAAACAACAGGCTCGAAGGCAGCTGCAAAG GGAGCAGTTGATCAACCCTTGCCTTTCCAACATAACGTGGCTGTTGCTTTACTTCTGGGCGCTTTCTACTTGCTCAGTAGATATGCCATACACTGCACTTGGGTAACCTCTGAGGCTTACTCTTCTCCTTCCATCGTTCTGTCCGCAAGGGGTCACAATGGAGGAAGGGTTATATTCGATGATTATCGTGAGGCATACTACTGGCTTCGTCAGAACACTCCTACTGATGCCAAGATTATGTCATGGTGGGACTATGGGTACCAAATTACAGCCATGGGTAACAGAACTGTTATTGTTGATAATAACACGTGGAATAATACACACATAGCAACTGTTGGACGGGCAATGTCATCATATGAAGACGAGGCATATGAAATAATGCAGTCATTGGATGTGAATTATGTGCTTGTCGTATTTGGAGGTGTTACAGGGTACTCCTCTGACGACATCAATAA GTTCTTATGGATGGTGCGTATTGGTGGAGGAGTTTTTCCTGTAATCAAAGAGCCTGATTACCTTGTCAATGGGGAATATCGTGTTGACAAGGGGGCATCGCCAAAAATGTTGAACTGTCTAAT GTACAAGCTCTGTTATTATCGATTTGGAGAACTGACCACGGAATATGGAAAACCTCCAGG ATATGATAGAGTGCGAGGAGTGGAGATAGGCAACAAAGACATAAAGCTTGAGTACTTGGAGGAGGCATTCACTACATCAAACTGGATAGTGCGCATATACAAGGTGAAACCTCCAAAAAATAGATCCTAA
- the LOC119357093 gene encoding uncharacterized protein LOC119357093 encodes MAGAAEGEARPLVVVGRGARRSAKVSAAAAEGETRSLVGAKVMGPRLSLSLSPDALDLIARREALLSEWASSEPQPEPQASASPWSLILSRCLPSSLQPQPEPEPFDRVEHNWNSSMMMMMPSPSEVAAAQDHQLVMECLRHYNLNHPENEYVPAPGKVTRYSSPHNGSCWTHGNFVASPKHSGYFSLLPPRPTLFFYELVTKDGFEGVVSCTPLDEPVTEAYSLFGLHLAWGTRRDGSSDCLCKTCNRLVDSEVPSVGKAFPCGHYKAERVCQMCYLQSEVLHPSPEKFAFGK; translated from the exons ATGGCCGGCGCCGCGGAAGGGGAAGCTCGTCCCCTCGTCGTCGTCGGAAGGGGAGCGCGCCGGTCAGCCAAGGTTTCTGCCGCTGCCGCGGAAGGGGAGACTCGTTCCCTCGTCGGAGCCAAGGTGATGGGGCCTCGCCTCAGCCTCAGCCTTTCTCCGGATGCTCTGGACCTGATTGCGAGGAGGGAGGCCTTGCTCTCGGAGTGGGCCTCCTCGGAGCCACAGCCAGAGCCTCAAGCTTCAGCGTCGCCCTGGTCCCTCATCTTGTCCCGTTGCCTACCATCATCCCTACAGCCACAGCCTGAGCCTGAACCATTCGACAGGGTCGAACACAACTGGAACAG ttctatgatgatgatgatgccgagCCCCTCTGAGGTAGCAGCAGCTCAAGATCATCAACTCGTCATGGAATGCCTTCGCCACTATAACTTAAATCATCCG GAAAATGAGTACGTACCTGCCCCTGGCAAGGTGACCAGATACAGCAGTCCTCACAATGGTTCTTGCTGgactcatggcaacttcgtcgctaGCCCCAAGCACTCCGGCTACTTCTCCTTACTTCCCCCTAGACCAACTCTCTTCTTTTATGAGCTTGTTACCAAAGATGGTTTTGAAGGAGTTGTTTCGTGCACCCCGCTAG ATGAGCCTGTTACTGAAGCCTACAGTTTGTTTGGCCTTCATCTTGCGTGGGGAACTCGTCGTGATGGCAGTT CGGATTGCCTTTGCAAGACATGCAACCGTCTTGTTGATAGCGAGGTTCCTTCTGTGGGGAAAGCATTTCCGTGTGGACATTACAAGGCAGAGCGTGTTTGTCAGATGTGCTATCTTCAGTCTGAAGTGCTGCATCCATCGCCAGAAAAATTTGCGTTTGGAAAATGA
- the LOC119357092 gene encoding inversin-like: MAPPFVYAPSSGTGTCQDAAIKAAFDGDLRRLRGTVKSLDDPRVIFSFDMGGGIGVLHIAAVGGHLEVCKYLVEELGGDVNAPAPGVGDFAGVTPFMSSAQSGDVSTVKYLLDHGGDLTKSDAKGRTVLHHAACIGSCTVTEFLLSKGVPVDIDCGRGTPLHQAATNEQDKTVKILLEHHADPNATVIGIGTALMGALLYRSLKCMKLLIKASILFSISVHCYVLPSQPCFFVNLHGEGAVTRSILQSFLQGGADVNRGGSLPMTPLVFTTGWGGYTNFVKFLLKAGADPNIPDAYGNLPIELAAKRDCMEEVEMLFPLTSPIPTIPNWSIDGIISHAKFESAKPLDGRQLEQTKATLKAHADHLFRLKDYKVASKAYGVAIDVAPSATLYANRSLCKLLLDDGEGALSDAECCDLTG, from the exons ATGGCGCCGCCGTTCGTCTACGCCCCGAGCTCCGGCACCGGCACAT GTCAGGACGCCGCCATCAAAGCGGCCTTCGACGGCGACCTCCGGCGCCTCAGAG GTACTGTAAAGAGTCTTGACGATCCAAGGGTGATCTTCTCTTTCGACATGGGTGGTGGCATTGGTGTGCTGCACATCGCAGCCGTCGGAGGGCATCTTGAGGTTTGCAAATACTTGGTGGAGGAACTCGGGGGAGATGTGAATGCTCCTGCTCCTGGAGTAGGAG ACTTTGCAGGTGTGACACCCTTTATGTCATCTGCTCAGTCTGGCGATGTTTCTACTGTGAAGTATTTGCTTGATCATGGTGGTGATCTAACAAAGTCAGATGCTAAAGGACGCACAGTTCTCCACCATGCGGCATGCATAG GAAGCTGTACGGTCACCGAGTTCCTACTTTCAAAAGGAGTACCTGTTGACATAGACTGTGGCCGTGGTACACCACTCCATCAAGCTGCTACTAATGAACAAGataaaacagtgaagattttgttgGAACACCATGCAGAT CCTAACGCCACTGTCATCGGAATTGGTACTGCCCTGATGGGTGCCCTTCTTTACCGTTCTTTGAAGTGCATGAAGCTGCTGATCAAGGCCAGTATTCTGTTTTCTATATCCGTTCATTGCTATGTTCTACCATCTCAACCATGCTTTTTTGTCAATCTACATGGAGAGGGAGCCGTGACACGTTCTATTCTACAATCCTTTTTACAGGGTGGTGCTGATGTCAATCGAGGGGGCTCCCTTCCGATGACTCCCTTAGTGTTCACTACAGGGTGGGGAGGCTATACAAACTTTGTGAAGTTTCTGTTAAAGGCAGGAGCGGATCCTAATATTCCTGATGCT TATGGCAACTTACCAATAGAGCTTGCTGCTAAACGTGACTGCATGGAAGAAGTTGAAATGTTGTTTCCTTTGACTTCCCCAATACCAACTATCCCAAACTGGAGTATTGATGGAATCATCTCGCATGCAAAATTTGAAAGTGCAAAGCCACTG GATGGAAGGCAGCTTGAACAAACAAAAGCTACACTCAAGGCACATGCAGATCATTTATTCAGGCTGAAGGACTACAAGGTGGCATCAAAAGCATATGGTGTG GCAATAGATGTCGCGCCGAGTGCAACATTGTACGCGAACAGGAGTCTTTGCAAACTGCTGCTGGATGATGGTGAAGGTGCTCTGTCAGATGCAGAATGCTGCGACCTAACTGGGTGA